From a single Solanum dulcamara chromosome 4, daSolDulc1.2, whole genome shotgun sequence genomic region:
- the LOC129884445 gene encoding uncharacterized protein LOC129884445, which translates to MSKSNHQDDLDLLLSLPDRVLETPPASPSSHFPDYLSDDGSPKRLGEANMSVFRDAVQDCLDYDTEIAKKAAKSKRTKESSDAEVEKFSGLRIRNQVVSPVELSNHFADIRFIRLSAIRNSLLGDTLSGCWATVGALTEKGQPRTSSTGKTYAIWKIGSLDEKTISLFVFGDAYQKNCNEKAGAVFALFNCSARKDHSEHGFSLSVYSASHILKIGTSVDYGVCKGKRKDGMACTVIINKRRGTYCSYHKQRTSEKYSSSMRAELKGGNLRTGFRDHLKSEGIYVVNPLANKTNFTESSAPLKLLSVDGLKKALSNAGKVTTNVHSQGIRFLSQITGKLNSNNTKESITVQDQTRNITTNERPSSTKRKNLSETRPSHSCVHKKPKREQQNSGQKPEQVKEKMIELDLVSSDDELDL; encoded by the exons ATGTCGAAATCAAATCACCAAGATGACCTAGATCTCCTTCTTTCACTTCCCGATAGGGTTTTGGAAACCCCTCCAGCTTCCCCTTCATCTCATTTCCCAG ATTATTTGTCAGATGATGGATCGCCAAAGCGATTGGGGGAGGCAAATATGTCTGTCTTTAGGGATGCTGTTCAGGATTGTCTTGATTATGATACTGAAATTGCCAAGAAAGCTGCTAAATCAAAGCGCACAAAGGAGTCAAGTGATGCTGAGGTTGAAAAGTTTTCGGGTTTGCGAATTCG GAATCAAGTAGTCTCACCTGTTGAACTGAGCAACCATTTTGCTGATATTAGGTTCATCCGGTTATCAGCAATAAG GAATTCACTACTAGGCGACACCCTTTCTGGTTGTTGGGCAACTGTTGGTGCTTTAACAGAGAAGGGGcaaccaagaacaagttcaacAGGGAAGACATATGCAATCTGGAAAATCGGATCTTTGGATGAAAAaactatttctctttttgtttttggtgaTGCTTATCAGAAGAACTGCAATGAAAAGGCTGGTGCAGTTTTTGCGCTGTTTAATTGCAGCGCACGCAAGGACCACTCG GAACATGGATTTTCATTGAGTGTTTATTCAGCCAGTCACATTTTAAAGATTGGCACATCTGTGGATTATGGAGTTTGCAAGGGGAAAAGGAAGGATGGGATGGCTTGCACTGTAATCATTAATAA GCGGCGTGGAACATATTGCAGCTACCATAAGCAG AGAACATCTGAGAAATACTCCTCCAGCATGAGGGCTGAACTAAAAGGCGG GAACCTACGTACGGGTTTCAGAGATCATCTCAAGTCTGAAGGAATTTACGTTGTTAATCCTTTAGCTAACAAGACAAACTTCACAGAGTCTTCAGCACCATTGAAGTTACTGTCAGTAGATGGATTGAAAAAGGCATTAAG CAATGCAGGGAAAGTGACTACCAATGTACATTCTCAAGGAATAAGGTTTCTTAGTCAAATTACAG GAAAATTGAACTCAAATAATACCAAAGAATCTATTACTGTCCAAGATCAAACAAGAAATATCACAACAAACGAAAG GCCATCCTCCaccaagagaaagaatctaagtGAAACAAGACCAAGTCACAGTTGTGTTCACAAGAAGCCAAAAAGGGAACAACAGAATTCAGGACAAAAACCTGAACAGGTTAAAGAAAAAATGATAGAACTAGACCTTGTCAGTTCAGATGATGAACTAGATTTATAG
- the LOC129885317 gene encoding beta-galactosidase 13-like isoform X2, which produces MSLTTKLLITLLISLLVTSANGDSEKPRGVTYDGRSLIVNGNRELFFSGSIHYTRSPPEMWPDIIRKAKEGGINLIQTYVFWNIHEPVQGQYNFEGNFDIVKFIKEIAKQDMYVTLRIGPYIEAEWSSGGFPYWLREVKNITFRSYNEPFVYHMKKYSEMVIDLMEKEKLFAPQGGPIILAQIENEYNNVQATYKEDGKKYIEWAANLAVGLYNGVPWIMCKQKGAPPSVINTCNGRHCADTFTGPNGPNKPSMWTENWTAQYRTFGDPPSQRSAEDIAFSVARFFAKNGTLTNYYMYHGGTNFGRSSSSFVTTRYYDEAPLDEFGLMRDPKWSHLRDLHRALRLSRRALLWGTPTVEKINKNLEITVYENTGDHMCAAFLTNNHTTRPSNITFRGAQYYLPEKSVSILADCKTVVYNTQTVVSQHNSRNFVPSEKAKNLKWEMYQEKVPTINDLALKNREPLELYSLTKDKSDYAWYSTSINLNRHDLPMRPDILTVLQVASMGHALVAFVNGQYVGFGHGNNIEKSFVFRQPVVLRPGVNDITLLAEIVGYPNSGAYMEKRFAGPRAVTLQGLMAGTLDITLNVWGHEVSVFGEKEELFTEEGAKKVKWTPTTGPPPGHVTWYKTYFDAPEGTDPVALKMEQMQKGMIWVNGKSLGRYWVSFLSPLGQPTQSEYHIPRAFLKPNNNLLVVFEETGGHPEKIEIVTVNRNTICSMITEYHPPNVKNWENFGNKFCAVVEDLKAGAHLTCPDDNVIEKVEFASYGDPDGACGNFTMGNCNSPNSIRVAEKHCLGKHTCSIPVERQTFDEPNKDPCPNIFKTLAVQVKCVVPNKN; this is translated from the exons CCCTCCTGATTTCCTTGTTGGTTACATCGGCTAACGGAGACTCCGAAAAGCCACGTGGCGTCACTTACGATGGTCGTTCCTTGATCGTCAATGGAAACAGGGAACTTTTCTTTTCTGGTTCTATTCATTATACTCGTAGCCCTCCAGAG ATGTGGCCAGATATTATTAGAAAGGCTAAAGAAGGAGGTATTAATCTCATCCAGACTTATGTGTTCTGGAACATTCATGAGCCCGTTCAAGGCCAG TACAACTTTGAAGGAAATTTTGACATTGTCAAATTCATTAAGGAGATAGCTAAACAGGATATGTATGTAACTCTCAGAATTGGACCTTATATTGAAGCAGAATGGAGTTCAGG AGGGTTTCCATATTGGTTAAGAGAGGTTAAAAATATCACATTCCGTTCTTATAACGAGCCATTTGTG TACCACatgaaaaaatattcagaaatggtCATTGACTTGATGGAAAAGGAGAAATTGTTCGCACCCCAAGGAGGTCCCATTATCTTGGCTCAG ATAGAAAATGAGTACAACAATGTCCAAGCTACTTATAAAGAGGATggaaagaaatatattgagTGGGCAGCAAATTTGGCTGTTGGATTATACAATGGTGTCCCTTGGATTATGTGCAAGCAAAAAGGGGCCCCTCCTTCAGTG ATAAACACGTGCAATGGAAGGCATTGTGCGGATACTTTCACGGGCCCTAATGGGCCCAACAAGCCTTCTATGTGGACTGAAAATTGGACTGCCCA GTATAGAACATTTGGAGACCCTCCATCACAAAGATCAGCAGAAGATATTGCTTTTTCTGTGGCTCGTTTCTTTGCCAAGAATGGAACTCTTACAAACTATTACatg TACCATGGTGGAACAAACTTTGGAAGATCAAGCTCTTCTTTCGTGACTACTCGTTATTATGATGAGGCTCCTCTCGATGAATTTG gTTTAATGAGGGACCCGAAATGGAGTCACTTGAGAGACTTGCACAGAGCTTTGAGATTATCAAGAAGGGCTCTTCTTTGGGGTACTCCCACAGTAGAAAAGATTAACAAGAACCTTGAG ATCACTGTCTATGAGAACACTGGTGATCATATGTGTGCTGCCTTTTTGACCAACAACCACACCACTCGACCTTCCAACATTACATTTAGGGGAGCTCAGTATTACTTGCCTGAAAAATCAGTTAGCATTCTTGCTGATTGTAAGACTGTCGTTTATAACACTCAAACG gtAGTCTCTCAACATAATTCAAGAAACTTTGTACCATCAGAAAAGGCAAAGAATCTTAAATGGGAAATGTATCAAGAAAAAGTACCAACTATCAATGATTTGGCACTTAAGAATAGGGAACCATTGGAGCTCTACAGTTTAACTAAAGATAAATCAGACTACGCTTGGTACTCCACAAG cATCAACCTTAATCGACATGACTTGCCCATGAGACCTGATATTCTCACTGTCTTGCAAGTTGCAAGTATGGGCCATGCATTGGTTGCGTTTGTCAATGGACAATATGTTG gATTTGGGCATGGGAATAATATTGAGAAGAGCTTCGTTTTCCGGCAACCCGTCGTCTTGAGACCGGGAGTTAATGACATCACCCTTTTGGCTGAGATAGTTGGATACCCG AATAGTGGAGCCTATATGGAAAAGAGGTTTGCTGGACCCCGTGCTGTGACACTTCAAGGTTTAATGGCTGGAACTCTTGATATCACCCTAAATGTTTGGGGACATGAG GTTAGTGTAtttggagaaaaagaagaattatTCACTGAAGAGGGTGCAAAGAAAGTAAAATGGACTCCCACAACTGGTCCTCCACCAGGACATGTTACTTGGTATAAG ACATATTTCGATGCCCCTGAAGGAACTGATCCAGTGGCCTTGAAAATGGAGCAAATGCAAAAAGGTATGATATGGGTTAATGGTAAGAGCCTCGGTCGTTACTGGGTATCTTTCCTCTCTCCTCTTGGACAGCCCACTCAATCTGA ATATCATATTCCAAGAGCTTTTTTGAAGCCAAATAATAATCTCCTAGTTGTTTTCGAAGAAACGGGAGGTCATccagaaaaaattgaaattgtaACAGTGAATCGAAACACAATTTGCAGTATGATCACAGAATATCATCCTCCAAATGTTAAAAATTGGGAGAATTTTGGCAATAAATTTTGCGCGGTTGTAGAAGATCTTAAAGCAGGAGCTCATTTAACTTGTCCGGACGATAATGTGATAGAAAAAGTTGAGTTTGCTAGTTATGGTGATCCAGATGGTGCATGTGGAAATTTTACTATGGGAAATTGCAATTCACCAAATAGTATTAGAGTTGCAGAAAAACATTGTTTGGGAAAGCACACTTGTTCTATCCCAGTTGAGAGACAAACATTTGATGAACCAAACAAGGATCCATGCCCTAACATCTTTAAAACTTTAGCTGTCCAAGTCAAGTGTGTTGTACCAAACAAGAATTAA
- the LOC129885317 gene encoding beta-galactosidase 13-like isoform X1, whose protein sequence is MFQILTLALLISLLVTSANGDSEKPRGVTYDGRSLIVNGNRELFFSGSIHYTRSPPEMWPDIIRKAKEGGINLIQTYVFWNIHEPVQGQYNFEGNFDIVKFIKEIAKQDMYVTLRIGPYIEAEWSSGGFPYWLREVKNITFRSYNEPFVYHMKKYSEMVIDLMEKEKLFAPQGGPIILAQIENEYNNVQATYKEDGKKYIEWAANLAVGLYNGVPWIMCKQKGAPPSVINTCNGRHCADTFTGPNGPNKPSMWTENWTAQYRTFGDPPSQRSAEDIAFSVARFFAKNGTLTNYYMYHGGTNFGRSSSSFVTTRYYDEAPLDEFGLMRDPKWSHLRDLHRALRLSRRALLWGTPTVEKINKNLEITVYENTGDHMCAAFLTNNHTTRPSNITFRGAQYYLPEKSVSILADCKTVVYNTQTVVSQHNSRNFVPSEKAKNLKWEMYQEKVPTINDLALKNREPLELYSLTKDKSDYAWYSTSINLNRHDLPMRPDILTVLQVASMGHALVAFVNGQYVGFGHGNNIEKSFVFRQPVVLRPGVNDITLLAEIVGYPNSGAYMEKRFAGPRAVTLQGLMAGTLDITLNVWGHEVSVFGEKEELFTEEGAKKVKWTPTTGPPPGHVTWYKTYFDAPEGTDPVALKMEQMQKGMIWVNGKSLGRYWVSFLSPLGQPTQSEYHIPRAFLKPNNNLLVVFEETGGHPEKIEIVTVNRNTICSMITEYHPPNVKNWENFGNKFCAVVEDLKAGAHLTCPDDNVIEKVEFASYGDPDGACGNFTMGNCNSPNSIRVAEKHCLGKHTCSIPVERQTFDEPNKDPCPNIFKTLAVQVKCVVPNKN, encoded by the exons atgttTCAAATATTAACGTTAGCCCTCCTGATTTCCTTGTTGGTTACATCGGCTAACGGAGACTCCGAAAAGCCACGTGGCGTCACTTACGATGGTCGTTCCTTGATCGTCAATGGAAACAGGGAACTTTTCTTTTCTGGTTCTATTCATTATACTCGTAGCCCTCCAGAG ATGTGGCCAGATATTATTAGAAAGGCTAAAGAAGGAGGTATTAATCTCATCCAGACTTATGTGTTCTGGAACATTCATGAGCCCGTTCAAGGCCAG TACAACTTTGAAGGAAATTTTGACATTGTCAAATTCATTAAGGAGATAGCTAAACAGGATATGTATGTAACTCTCAGAATTGGACCTTATATTGAAGCAGAATGGAGTTCAGG AGGGTTTCCATATTGGTTAAGAGAGGTTAAAAATATCACATTCCGTTCTTATAACGAGCCATTTGTG TACCACatgaaaaaatattcagaaatggtCATTGACTTGATGGAAAAGGAGAAATTGTTCGCACCCCAAGGAGGTCCCATTATCTTGGCTCAG ATAGAAAATGAGTACAACAATGTCCAAGCTACTTATAAAGAGGATggaaagaaatatattgagTGGGCAGCAAATTTGGCTGTTGGATTATACAATGGTGTCCCTTGGATTATGTGCAAGCAAAAAGGGGCCCCTCCTTCAGTG ATAAACACGTGCAATGGAAGGCATTGTGCGGATACTTTCACGGGCCCTAATGGGCCCAACAAGCCTTCTATGTGGACTGAAAATTGGACTGCCCA GTATAGAACATTTGGAGACCCTCCATCACAAAGATCAGCAGAAGATATTGCTTTTTCTGTGGCTCGTTTCTTTGCCAAGAATGGAACTCTTACAAACTATTACatg TACCATGGTGGAACAAACTTTGGAAGATCAAGCTCTTCTTTCGTGACTACTCGTTATTATGATGAGGCTCCTCTCGATGAATTTG gTTTAATGAGGGACCCGAAATGGAGTCACTTGAGAGACTTGCACAGAGCTTTGAGATTATCAAGAAGGGCTCTTCTTTGGGGTACTCCCACAGTAGAAAAGATTAACAAGAACCTTGAG ATCACTGTCTATGAGAACACTGGTGATCATATGTGTGCTGCCTTTTTGACCAACAACCACACCACTCGACCTTCCAACATTACATTTAGGGGAGCTCAGTATTACTTGCCTGAAAAATCAGTTAGCATTCTTGCTGATTGTAAGACTGTCGTTTATAACACTCAAACG gtAGTCTCTCAACATAATTCAAGAAACTTTGTACCATCAGAAAAGGCAAAGAATCTTAAATGGGAAATGTATCAAGAAAAAGTACCAACTATCAATGATTTGGCACTTAAGAATAGGGAACCATTGGAGCTCTACAGTTTAACTAAAGATAAATCAGACTACGCTTGGTACTCCACAAG cATCAACCTTAATCGACATGACTTGCCCATGAGACCTGATATTCTCACTGTCTTGCAAGTTGCAAGTATGGGCCATGCATTGGTTGCGTTTGTCAATGGACAATATGTTG gATTTGGGCATGGGAATAATATTGAGAAGAGCTTCGTTTTCCGGCAACCCGTCGTCTTGAGACCGGGAGTTAATGACATCACCCTTTTGGCTGAGATAGTTGGATACCCG AATAGTGGAGCCTATATGGAAAAGAGGTTTGCTGGACCCCGTGCTGTGACACTTCAAGGTTTAATGGCTGGAACTCTTGATATCACCCTAAATGTTTGGGGACATGAG GTTAGTGTAtttggagaaaaagaagaattatTCACTGAAGAGGGTGCAAAGAAAGTAAAATGGACTCCCACAACTGGTCCTCCACCAGGACATGTTACTTGGTATAAG ACATATTTCGATGCCCCTGAAGGAACTGATCCAGTGGCCTTGAAAATGGAGCAAATGCAAAAAGGTATGATATGGGTTAATGGTAAGAGCCTCGGTCGTTACTGGGTATCTTTCCTCTCTCCTCTTGGACAGCCCACTCAATCTGA ATATCATATTCCAAGAGCTTTTTTGAAGCCAAATAATAATCTCCTAGTTGTTTTCGAAGAAACGGGAGGTCATccagaaaaaattgaaattgtaACAGTGAATCGAAACACAATTTGCAGTATGATCACAGAATATCATCCTCCAAATGTTAAAAATTGGGAGAATTTTGGCAATAAATTTTGCGCGGTTGTAGAAGATCTTAAAGCAGGAGCTCATTTAACTTGTCCGGACGATAATGTGATAGAAAAAGTTGAGTTTGCTAGTTATGGTGATCCAGATGGTGCATGTGGAAATTTTACTATGGGAAATTGCAATTCACCAAATAGTATTAGAGTTGCAGAAAAACATTGTTTGGGAAAGCACACTTGTTCTATCCCAGTTGAGAGACAAACATTTGATGAACCAAACAAGGATCCATGCCCTAACATCTTTAAAACTTTAGCTGTCCAAGTCAAGTGTGTTGTACCAAACAAGAATTAA